A genome region from Deinococcus arcticus includes the following:
- a CDS encoding GlsB/YeaQ/YmgE family stress response membrane protein, whose translation MDWIITILVGALVGWLASLIMKTNAQQGAIANILIGIVGSLIAQAVFGSVLNIGSAGVAGNGFNFWSIVWGVVGSVVLIAILKALRILR comes from the coding sequence ATGGACTGGATTATTACGATTCTCGTGGGTGCACTGGTGGGTTGGCTGGCCAGCCTGATCATGAAGACCAATGCGCAGCAGGGCGCCATCGCCAACATCCTGATCGGGATTGTGGGCAGCCTGATTGCCCAGGCCGTCTTCGGCAGCGTGCTCAACATCGGCTCGGCTGGCGTGGCGGGCAACGGCTTTAACTTCTGGAGCATTGTGTGGGGCGTGGTCGGTAGCGTGGTGCTGATCGCCATCCTCAAAGCCCTGCGCATCCTGCGTTAA
- a CDS encoding c-type cytochrome: protein MNARIRTAGSVLSWALGVTLGVILGVAMLIVTPRLMAQPNLAATGEGQTEASGTPSGGESGSAGAASGREAAGSNETGDAQGDQGEAQDSRNQGEDPASAEGEEPTDQQEDAGAGSGAAGEQAAGAAGQGDAAGEAQGAEGAAGETAGDTEGDTEAGRQVYASNCAGCHGQQGEGALGPSLVNEEGVQSWSVAQFTATLREGRTPTRQLSQAMPRFSEDQISDPQVANLLAYIKTLN from the coding sequence ATGAACGCACGCATTCGAACCGCTGGGAGCGTCCTGTCCTGGGCGCTGGGCGTGACGCTGGGGGTCATTCTGGGGGTCGCCATGCTGATCGTCACCCCCCGCCTGATGGCCCAGCCGAACCTGGCCGCCACAGGCGAGGGACAGACGGAGGCGTCCGGCACGCCCTCGGGCGGAGAGTCGGGGTCGGCCGGGGCTGCCAGTGGCCGCGAAGCCGCCGGCAGCAACGAAACCGGCGACGCCCAGGGCGACCAGGGTGAAGCCCAGGACAGCCGCAACCAGGGCGAGGACCCGGCCAGCGCTGAGGGTGAAGAGCCCACGGATCAGCAGGAAGACGCGGGCGCGGGCAGCGGCGCGGCCGGTGAGCAGGCCGCCGGAGCTGCAGGCCAGGGCGATGCGGCCGGAGAGGCGCAGGGCGCTGAAGGTGCGGCTGGTGAAACGGCAGGCGACACGGAGGGCGACACGGAAGCCGGGCGGCAGGTATACGCCAGCAACTGCGCGGGCTGCCACGGCCAGCAGGGCGAGGGGGCCCTGGGGCCTTCCCTGGTGAACGAGGAAGGCGTGCAAAGCTGGTCGGTGGCTCAGTTCACCGCCACCCTGCGCGAGGGCCGCACTCCCACCCGTCAGTTGAGCCAGGCCATGCCCCGTTTTTCAGAGGACCAGATCAGCGACCCTCAGGTGGCCAATCTGCTGGCTTACATCAAGACCCTGAACTGA
- the rpmB gene encoding 50S ribosomal protein L28, with translation MAKVCEVCGKGPIVVNSVIRRGKARAAGGVGRKVTGITKRSQKPNLQPLKVTRGGVTLRLRVCGKCRKAVA, from the coding sequence ATGGCGAAAGTGTGCGAAGTGTGCGGCAAGGGGCCGATTGTGGTGAACTCGGTCATCCGCCGTGGTAAGGCCCGCGCGGCCGGCGGCGTGGGTCGTAAGGTCACGGGGATTACCAAGCGGTCCCAGAAACCCAACCTCCAGCCCCTGAAGGTGACCCGTGGCGGCGTGACGCTGCGGCTGCGCGTGTGTGGCAAGTGCCGTAAGGCCGTGGCCTGA
- the lspA gene encoding signal peptidase II has translation MLRGVPTLTDRSRRTPLWLPLLVAALLVAADQALKAWALASLQPDGSVRPFLPGLLDWQLTFNTGAAWSLFSGSAVPLAVGRMAVGLGLLVYVVLRPQPRLLSVVLSMIAAGAIGNAIDGLRQGKVTDMLHSPLLSSVTQALYGGSFPIFNIADICVVTGTLILIVLSLLGERRARASV, from the coding sequence ATACTGCGCGGCGTGCCCACACTCACTGACCGTTCGCGCCGCACGCCGTTGTGGTTGCCACTGCTTGTCGCCGCGCTGCTGGTGGCAGCGGATCAGGCGCTGAAAGCCTGGGCGCTGGCCAGCCTTCAGCCAGACGGCAGCGTGCGCCCCTTTCTGCCCGGCCTGCTGGACTGGCAGCTGACCTTTAACACTGGCGCGGCGTGGAGTCTGTTCAGCGGCAGCGCGGTCCCCTTGGCGGTAGGCCGCATGGCGGTGGGGCTGGGCCTTCTGGTGTATGTGGTGCTGCGGCCCCAACCCAGGTTGCTCAGCGTGGTGCTGAGCATGATTGCGGCGGGCGCCATTGGCAACGCCATTGACGGCCTGCGCCAGGGCAAGGTGACTGACATGCTGCACTCGCCGCTGCTGAGCAGCGTGACCCAGGCGCTGTACGGCGGCAGTTTTCCCATCTTCAACATTGCCGACATCTGTGTGGTGACGGGAACCCTCATCCTGATTGTGCTGAGCCTGCTGGGCGAGCGCCGTGCCAGGGCCAGCGTGTAA
- a CDS encoding S-ribosylhomocysteine lyase — MANVESFDLDHTRVHAPYIRLAGVKTTPRGDHISKYDLRLLQPNQGAIDPAALHTLEHLLAGYLRDYLPTVVDVSPMGCRTGLYMAVIGEPDEQGVLGAFQAALQDTASHEWPIPGVSELECGNYRDHDLAQARHLARAALEQGLKVQETVLIQR; from the coding sequence ATGGCCAATGTTGAATCCTTTGATCTGGACCACACCCGGGTTCACGCCCCCTATATCCGGCTGGCCGGCGTCAAGACCACGCCCCGGGGCGACCACATCAGTAAATACGATCTGCGGTTGCTGCAACCCAATCAGGGGGCGATTGATCCGGCGGCGCTGCACACCCTCGAGCATCTGCTGGCCGGCTACCTGCGTGATTACCTGCCGACTGTGGTGGACGTGTCTCCCATGGGCTGCCGCACAGGCCTGTATATGGCCGTGATTGGCGAGCCTGACGAGCAGGGGGTGCTGGGCGCCTTTCAGGCTGCGCTGCAGGACACCGCCAGTCATGAGTGGCCAATCCCGGGTGTCAGCGAACTGGAATGCGGCAACTACCGGGACCACGACCTGGCCCAGGCCCGGCACCTGGCCCGCGCCGCCCTGGAGCAGGGGTTGAAAGTACAGGAGACGGTGCTGATTCAGCGGTAA
- a CDS encoding MGMT family protein yields MTDSPAGFRARVLALVAQIPRGRVMTYGQLALLAGQPGAARQAGYVLNSLMDGSDLPWQRVINAQGRVSTHKVGVGELQEGLLRAEGVTFDESGRCDLTRLQWWPEGTPLAPPPTLL; encoded by the coding sequence ATGACTGACTCTCCAGCGGGCTTTCGGGCGCGCGTGCTGGCCCTGGTGGCCCAGATTCCCCGGGGCCGCGTCATGACCTACGGCCAGCTGGCCCTGCTGGCCGGTCAACCCGGCGCCGCGCGGCAGGCTGGCTACGTCCTGAACAGTCTCATGGACGGCTCGGACCTGCCCTGGCAGCGGGTGATCAACGCGCAGGGCCGCGTCAGCACGCACAAGGTGGGCGTGGGTGAGCTGCAAGAAGGCCTGCTGCGTGCCGAGGGCGTCACCTTTGACGAATCTGGCCGCTGTGACCTGACCCGGCTGCAGTGGTGGCCGGAGGGCACGCCCCTGGCCCCGCCGCCCACCCTGCTCTAA
- the thrB gene encoding homoserine kinase, which translates to MTFTVRAPASSANLGPGFDSLGLSVPLYTTVRVTPQAVTEVVPLGADLAGTPADERNYVYQAMTLAARRAGRSLPPARIEIETQVPLARGLGSSAAALVAGIVAGNELLGGPLDTETVLDVAAREEGHPDNVAPALLGGIVVATLDRLGTHYVRLTPPAHLGVTVLVPDFELSTSKARAVLPGEYSRADAVHALSHAALLVGALAQGRLDLLRHAMQDYIHQTWRAPLVPGLSDILDEAWRHGALGAALSGAGPTVLCFHDTRHATAPLHAYLQGVMARSGLTGQVMDFPIDEAGTLVER; encoded by the coding sequence ATGACCTTTACCGTGCGGGCGCCGGCCAGCAGCGCCAATCTGGGACCTGGCTTTGACAGCCTGGGGCTGAGCGTGCCGCTGTACACCACAGTGCGCGTAACCCCGCAGGCGGTAACGGAAGTGGTGCCTCTGGGGGCAGATCTGGCCGGCACGCCCGCGGATGAACGCAACTACGTGTACCAGGCCATGACGCTGGCCGCGCGCCGCGCCGGGCGTTCCCTCCCCCCAGCGCGCATTGAGATTGAAACCCAGGTGCCGCTGGCCCGGGGCCTGGGCAGCAGCGCCGCCGCGCTGGTGGCGGGCATCGTGGCGGGCAATGAGCTGCTGGGGGGCCCCCTGGACACCGAGACCGTGCTGGACGTGGCGGCGCGGGAAGAGGGGCACCCGGACAACGTGGCGCCGGCCCTGCTGGGCGGCATCGTGGTGGCCACCCTGGACCGGCTGGGCACCCATTACGTGCGCCTGACGCCCCCGGCCCACCTGGGGGTCACGGTGCTGGTGCCCGACTTCGAGCTGAGCACCAGCAAGGCGCGCGCGGTGCTGCCGGGGGAATACAGCCGCGCCGACGCAGTGCACGCCCTGTCGCACGCGGCGCTGCTGGTGGGCGCCCTGGCCCAGGGCCGCCTGGACCTGCTGCGCCACGCCATGCAGGACTATATTCACCAGACGTGGCGCGCGCCGCTGGTGCCGGGCTTGAGCGACATTCTGGACGAGGCGTGGCGGCACGGCGCCCTGGGCGCGGCCCTGAGTGGCGCGGGCCCCACTGTCCTGTGCTTTCACGACACCCGCCATGCCACGGCCCCCCTGCACGCCTACCTGCAGGGGGTGATGGCCCGCAGCGGCCTGACCGGACAGGTGATGGACTTTCCCATTGACGAGGCCGGCACGCTGGTGGAGCGCTGA
- the thrC gene encoding threonine synthase has product MPGLLERYRAYLPLTPQTPLLSLSEGSTPLISAPRLSAHLGVDLHLKYEGLNPTGSFKDRGMVVAVAKAAEAGADTVICASTGNTSAAAAAYASRAGLKCIVLIPDGNIALGKLAQAVAYGAQIVAVRGNFDEALGLVREISAERPIALVNSVNPHRLQGQKTAAFEIVDELGAAPDILALPVGNAGNISAYWMGFREYRSAGQTDTLPRMWGFQASGAAPLARGLDRVEQPETLATAIRIGSPASAHLARAAVQESGGLFDHVSDDEIMAAYHLVAREGVFCEPASAAPVAGLLKLHAEGRLPSGQRVVAVLTGNGLKDPGSAMRAVQAPAAVDATMDAVLASLA; this is encoded by the coding sequence ATGCCCGGACTACTTGAACGCTACCGCGCCTATCTGCCCCTCACGCCGCAGACGCCCCTGCTGAGCCTGAGTGAAGGCAGCACGCCGCTGATTTCCGCGCCGCGCCTGAGTGCCCACCTGGGCGTGGACCTGCACCTGAAATACGAGGGCCTGAACCCCACTGGCAGCTTTAAAGACCGGGGCATGGTGGTGGCCGTGGCCAAAGCTGCCGAGGCCGGCGCCGACACGGTGATCTGTGCCAGCACCGGCAACACCAGTGCCGCCGCCGCCGCCTATGCCAGCCGCGCGGGCCTGAAGTGCATCGTGCTGATTCCCGACGGCAACATTGCCCTGGGCAAGCTGGCGCAGGCCGTGGCCTACGGCGCCCAGATTGTGGCGGTGCGCGGCAACTTCGACGAGGCCCTGGGGCTGGTGCGCGAGATCAGTGCGGAGCGGCCCATCGCACTGGTGAATTCGGTCAATCCCCACCGCCTGCAGGGGCAGAAGACGGCGGCCTTCGAGATTGTGGATGAACTGGGCGCGGCCCCCGACATTCTGGCGCTGCCGGTGGGAAATGCCGGGAATATCAGCGCCTACTGGATGGGGTTCCGGGAGTACCGCAGCGCCGGGCAGACAGACACACTGCCGCGCATGTGGGGCTTTCAGGCATCGGGGGCGGCGCCGCTGGCCCGGGGCCTGGACCGGGTAGAGCAGCCTGAAACGCTGGCCACCGCCATCCGCATTGGGTCGCCGGCCAGCGCCCACCTCGCGCGCGCAGCCGTGCAGGAGTCCGGCGGTCTGTTTGACCATGTCAGCGACGACGAGATCATGGCGGCCTACCACCTGGTGGCGCGCGAGGGGGTGTTCTGCGAACCCGCCAGCGCCGCCCCGGTGGCAGGCCTGTTGAAGCTGCATGCCGAGGGGCGCCTGCCCAGCGGGCAACGGGTGGTGGCTGTACTTACGGGCAACGGCCTGAAAGACCCGGGCAGCGCCATGCGCGCCGTGCAGGCCCCGGCCGCTGTGGACGCCACCATGGACGCGGTGCTGGCGAGCCTGGCATGA